GATAATTCTACAGCTTCTCGCTTAAAAGATTCACTGTAAACTCTTCGTTTCTTCATTTCGCACCTCTGCTTTTTTTATAGCATTGGCTTAACTTACTGTCTACTAAACTGTAGCATGTCCACAGGGCCAAGGTTCAATGCTCATGAGGTAAGACGAAAACATGTTGAAATGGTTGAGTGTTATACTTGTATATTGGTAAATTTGTGTATCAATTGCGTGGGTATTTAATATTGAACGTTGGACCTTGAATCCGCACCCACTGGTGGACGCAGCGCAGGCTAACATAGCATTAAATCCCTAATACTCCTACTACCTATACTACCTCTACTACCTATACTACCCTTAATACCTACACTTCATGCATCCCGGTTTTATTTTGAAAGATTGCCAAATAAAGATCCAAGTTTCATTTAGTAAAAAATTTAACAATTACTGAATGTATAAATATTGCCTGTTGTATGCAGATTTTCTTATACATTAATACAGTATTTGATATAAGGTGCTAAAAATAGTTCGTTATTGTTATATTTCAGGAGCATATATATTTAAAAGAATTTAAAAATTTCAGGAAGTTGAAATAATATCAGCCTCTTTTCCCTGTATACTATCCTGAACAATATGCCGGTTTTGGAAATGCTTTGTAATAAAAAAATATTTTACTTTAAAGACCGGCACAACAGCTATCATTTTAGTATTATATTGAAATATGTTCAATATACTTGACAATCACTTGTTTTTTTGTTAACAAGGTATATTGGTTCCAAAACAAAATTTTATATCGGGGGTTACCATGAGAAAACTTTTCACAACACTTGCAGTGTTATTTGCTGCAACTTTTTTCGTTTCAAATTCATATGCGGAGGATGTAATTAAGATAGGGGTTCAGGCTCCTATCACTGGCAGCTATGCCAATGAGGGGCAGGGGATTGACAAGGCAGTCAGACTTTTGGTTGAGCAGAAAAATGCAGAAGGCGGACTTCTTGGCAAAAAGATAAAAGTTTACACATGTGATGATGAAGGAACCGCTCAGGCTGCAGCCATTTGCGGTCGTGAACTTGTAAACAAAGGTGTAATTGCCGTTATCGGATCTTACACATCTACATGTGCTCAGGCTGCGCAAGAAATATATTATAAAGCAGGGGTATTGCAGACAAGTGACGGTACAGCTGATGCTCTGACTAAGAACAGTTACTGGACATTTTTCAGAAATTCCAACCCTAACAGTGCGGAAGCAGTGTACACATCTGACTGGATGATAAACAAGAAAAAATATGACAGAATTGCAGTTATTACGGATTATTCCACTTTCGCCCAGGGACTTGGTAATGCTGTAGTGGAAGAAGTCAAGAAATTAGGTGGAAACATTATTTACACTGGAAAAATCAAGGCTAATTCTCAAAATTATACTCCTATACTTACAAAAATAAAATCAATGAATCCTGATGTGATATACTTCAGCGGCTATTACAGCGACGGCGGGCTTTTGAGAGCTCAGCAGAAGCAGTTGGGAATTGAGGCTGATTTTATCGGCGGCGATGCCAACGACAACCCTGACTTTGTAAAACTGGCCGGTTCAGCTGCTGAAGGTGCTTATATCATTAACGTTCCCACTCCGGAACTTCTCCCTTATGATGTTGCCAAGGAATTTCTTGCCGATTACAAAGAAAAATACAATGAAATGCCCCCAAGCATCTGGACTGTTTTGAATGCAGACGGTCTCAGAGCCATTATGCACGCAATTGAAGAAACAAAATCTACTGATACAAAAACAATTGCAAACTATCTGGTGGAAATGGAGCCTTATCCAGGTTTAAGCGGCCCGCTCGCATGGGATGAAGACGGAGAGCGTGTTGGAAGTTCGTACTTAACTTACAGAATCAATGAGAACGGAAATTACGACGTAGTAAGTAAATAAATAAATGCTTTAACAAGGAGTCGTCATGGATATTTTTTTCCAACAAATAATCAACGGCCTCACTATAGGCAGTTTGTATGCCCTGATTGCCCTGGGCTACACCATGGTTTATGGAATTCTGAAGCTGATTAACTTTGCCCATGGCGACCTTGTTGCTCTTTCAGCATTTGTAGGTATGACTGTTTTTGCAAAAATATTGGGAGGCGAAGCCTCCCTCTTTTCTGTCATTGCTTTATTTCTGATTACTATGGCAGTAATTGCAGTGGCCGGTGTTGCACTTGATAAGTCGGCATATAAACCTCTCAGGAATGCACCCAGACTAAGTGCAGTTGTCTCAGCACTTGGTGCCGGACTTGTTATTCAAAACGGAATTATGCTTACCTGGGGTCCTAATGTGAATTTTTTCCCCGGTAATCTTGTGCCGAATATTGTATGGAACATCGGAGGAACTGTTGTAACATTTATCCAGATGCTTATTCTTGTACTTTCCCTCATTCTGATGATTGCTCTCTATCTTTTTATAAACAGAACAAAAATGGGGACTGCTATACGTGCATCAGCAATAGATAAAGACGCCTCAAGACTTATGGGGATAAATGTGGACAGAGTTATTTCTCTTGTATTTATAATCGGCTCAGCTCTCGGAGCGGTAGGCGGGATATTTATAGGAATGTATTATAGAGGAATAACCTTTGAGATGGGATGGCAGTATGGTTTGTACGCTTTTGTAGCTGCAATAATGGGAGGAATCGGTAATATACCCGGTGCTATGCTGGGGGGAATTCTGCTGGGGCTTTTTAATGCTCTTATTGCAGGCTATGTGTCCAGTACCTGGACAGATGCTTTTACCTTTCTTCTTCTTATTTTAATTATTATTTTCCGGCCCACTGGCATTTTGGGTGAAAAGGTAGCGGAGAAGGTCTGATGAAAAATACAAAAAATCTGCTTTTTATATTGTTTTTTGCTTGTCTTATTTTATACCCTTTTGTAGCAGAAGGGCGCTGGCTTGCAGTCGGCATTACTTTTTTAATATTTTCTATTGTTGCATTGAGTGAAGATATCGTTTTAGGTCGGGCCGGAATGTTTGATATGGGTCATGCCATTTATTTCGGAATGGGTGCATATATCTGCGGTATATTAAATTATCACTACGGTCTGCCTATTGTTGCAACTATACCTTTTGCAATTATAATTCCCGCGTTATTCGGTATCTGTCTGTCTGCTCCCATTGTTCACCTGAGGGGCGATTACCTTTTGGTAACAACTTTGGGTTTGAATATGGTTTTTTTACAGGTTCTGGAAAATGATGCTTTTGGACTTACAGGAGGACCGAACGGTATCTTTGGTATAGATTCGCTTAATCTTTTTGGTTTCCAGCTGATGTCACAGACCTCAATATATTATGTGGCTTTTCTCTTTTTCATAATAACGCTGCTTATAATAAAAAATCTTGAGCATGGCAAAGCCGGAAGGGCTTTTCATTATCTCAGCCAGGATCCTATAGCTTCCCAGAGTATAGGTATCAATGTGCGGTTTTATCGTATTTTGGCTTTTGCACTGGGAGCCGGTATTGCCGGTGCTGCCGGGGTTCTTTTTGCAATACAGTACGGTGCCATCAGTCCTGAAGCTTTTACTTTCAAAGAATCAGTCTTGTTTTTTGCCATAGTGCTGGTGGGCGGTCCCTCATCCATACCTGGAATTCTTATCGGTACGTTTGTAATGTTTGTGTTGCCGGAAGTTTTCAGGCAATTTGATACTGCACGCTATCTTGTATTCGGTCTTGCCATGATATTAGCCATGGTGCTCAGGCCGAACGGTATTTTACCATTTAAGTTCGGCAAATTTCCAAAATTTGTGAGAGAGAAATAATATGTCCCTTTTAAAATTATCAGGTGTAACAAAAGTTTTCGGCGGTCTGACTGCTGTTAACAGATTGGATATGGAAATTAATGAAGGCCAGATATTCGGTGTGATTGGTCCTAACGGTGCCGGTAAAACCACCGTATTTAACTGTATTACCGGTATATATACTCCTGAAGACGGCGAAATAATGTGGGATGGAGAAGATATTACAGGTTTGCAGCCTCATAAAATTGCTATGAAAGGGGTTGTGAGGACATTTCAGACAATTCGGCTTTTTTCAAAAATGAGTGTTGCAGAGAATGTAATGTCCGGAAGGCATTTCAGAAGCAGACAAAAGTGGTGGAATACCATATTTCACACACCAAAATCTTATAAAGATGAAATTGCAAACTGGCAGCATGTAAAAGAAACACTGGAATATTTTGATTTAATAGATTACGCATCACACCCCACCAACAGTCTGCCCTACGGCATCCAGAGAAAGGTTGAAATTGCCCGAGCAATGGCAACGGAGCCAAGACTCTTGATCCTTGATGAGCCCGCAGCTGGTCTGAATGATAGCGAAACACTCGCTTTGGTTGAGCTAATAAACGGTATTCGGAAACAAGGTGTAACAATTCTGCTTATCGAACATGATATGGACCTGGTTATGGAATTAACCGATTATATTACAGTTATTAATTTCGGAGAAAAAATTGCCGAAGGGAAACCCTCCGAAATTCAGAAAAATC
The Flexistipes sp. DNA segment above includes these coding regions:
- a CDS encoding ABC transporter ATP-binding protein codes for the protein MSLLKLSGVTKVFGGLTAVNRLDMEINEGQIFGVIGPNGAGKTTVFNCITGIYTPEDGEIMWDGEDITGLQPHKIAMKGVVRTFQTIRLFSKMSVAENVMSGRHFRSRQKWWNTIFHTPKSYKDEIANWQHVKETLEYFDLIDYASHPTNSLPYGIQRKVEIARAMATEPRLLILDEPAAGLNDSETLALVELINGIRKQGVTILLIEHDMDLVMELTDYITVINFGEKIAEGKPSEIQKNPQVIEAYLGSDEDDE
- a CDS encoding branched-chain amino acid ABC transporter substrate-binding protein — protein: MRKLFTTLAVLFAATFFVSNSYAEDVIKIGVQAPITGSYANEGQGIDKAVRLLVEQKNAEGGLLGKKIKVYTCDDEGTAQAAAICGRELVNKGVIAVIGSYTSTCAQAAQEIYYKAGVLQTSDGTADALTKNSYWTFFRNSNPNSAEAVYTSDWMINKKKYDRIAVITDYSTFAQGLGNAVVEEVKKLGGNIIYTGKIKANSQNYTPILTKIKSMNPDVIYFSGYYSDGGLLRAQQKQLGIEADFIGGDANDNPDFVKLAGSAAEGAYIINVPTPELLPYDVAKEFLADYKEKYNEMPPSIWTVLNADGLRAIMHAIEETKSTDTKTIANYLVEMEPYPGLSGPLAWDEDGERVGSSYLTYRINENGNYDVVSK
- a CDS encoding branched-chain amino acid ABC transporter permease, with protein sequence MDIFFQQIINGLTIGSLYALIALGYTMVYGILKLINFAHGDLVALSAFVGMTVFAKILGGEASLFSVIALFLITMAVIAVAGVALDKSAYKPLRNAPRLSAVVSALGAGLVIQNGIMLTWGPNVNFFPGNLVPNIVWNIGGTVVTFIQMLILVLSLILMIALYLFINRTKMGTAIRASAIDKDASRLMGINVDRVISLVFIIGSALGAVGGIFIGMYYRGITFEMGWQYGLYAFVAAIMGGIGNIPGAMLGGILLGLFNALIAGYVSSTWTDAFTFLLLILIIIFRPTGILGEKVAEKV
- a CDS encoding branched-chain amino acid ABC transporter permease; translated protein: MKNTKNLLFILFFACLILYPFVAEGRWLAVGITFLIFSIVALSEDIVLGRAGMFDMGHAIYFGMGAYICGILNYHYGLPIVATIPFAIIIPALFGICLSAPIVHLRGDYLLVTTLGLNMVFLQVLENDAFGLTGGPNGIFGIDSLNLFGFQLMSQTSIYYVAFLFFIITLLIIKNLEHGKAGRAFHYLSQDPIASQSIGINVRFYRILAFALGAGIAGAAGVLFAIQYGAISPEAFTFKESVLFFAIVLVGGPSSIPGILIGTFVMFVLPEVFRQFDTARYLVFGLAMILAMVLRPNGILPFKFGKFPKFVREK